A region of uncultured Desulfobacter sp. DNA encodes the following proteins:
- a CDS encoding acetyl-CoA C-acetyltransferase: MNKAVIVSATRTPLGSFGGSLSGIGATTLGGLVIREAIRRADIEDDVVDECIMGMVLPCGYGQNPGKQAVVKAGLPWEVQAITVNKVCGSSLKAVMLAAQAIQCGDADVVVAGGMETMSMAPYYMDKARWGHRMGPGRIEDHMVHDGLWDVVNDFHMGMSNELCSERWEVTREDQDRFAAQSYARANRAVAEGRFKDEIMPVSIPQRKGDPKIFDTDECPQETSLEFLSKMKPAFKKDGVGTAGNASIIADGASALVLMSESKAKALGCTVMAEIGAQASYGIDMKYVLMAPIYAIPKVLKKQGININDVGLFEINEAFSGTSTGINKVLALDPEKVNVNGGSVALGHPIGASGARVLTTLLYEMAKRDVKTGLASLCLGGGEAVALVVNR; this comes from the coding sequence ATGAATAAAGCAGTTATCGTCAGTGCCACCCGAACCCCTTTGGGCAGTTTCGGCGGTTCATTGAGCGGCATAGGGGCTACAACACTTGGGGGCCTGGTCATCAGGGAAGCAATCCGGCGCGCTGATATTGAAGATGACGTGGTGGATGAGTGCATCATGGGCATGGTTCTGCCCTGCGGATACGGACAGAATCCCGGCAAACAGGCTGTGGTGAAAGCGGGTCTTCCCTGGGAAGTGCAGGCCATTACGGTCAATAAGGTATGCGGATCGTCGCTTAAAGCCGTTATGCTGGCCGCCCAGGCCATCCAGTGCGGCGACGCTGATGTTGTGGTGGCCGGCGGCATGGAAACCATGAGTATGGCACCCTATTATATGGATAAGGCCAGATGGGGGCATCGCATGGGCCCCGGCCGCATTGAGGACCATATGGTCCATGACGGGCTCTGGGATGTTGTCAATGATTTTCACATGGGCATGTCCAATGAACTTTGCTCCGAGCGCTGGGAAGTGACCCGGGAGGACCAGGACCGGTTTGCGGCCCAGTCCTATGCCAGAGCCAACAGGGCTGTGGCCGAAGGGCGGTTTAAGGATGAGATCATGCCCGTTTCGATCCCCCAGCGAAAGGGTGATCCCAAGATTTTTGATACGGACGAATGCCCCCAGGAGACAAGTCTGGAATTTTTATCCAAAATGAAACCCGCCTTTAAAAAAGATGGCGTGGGCACGGCAGGCAATGCCTCCATCATCGCCGATGGTGCAAGCGCTTTGGTGCTGATGAGTGAATCAAAAGCCAAGGCGCTGGGATGCACTGTCATGGCTGAAATCGGCGCCCAGGCATCCTATGGCATTGATATGAAATATGTGCTCATGGCGCCCATTTATGCCATCCCCAAAGTATTGAAAAAACAGGGGATCAATATCAATGACGTGGGCCTGTTTGAAATCAACGAAGCCTTTTCCGGAACCTCCACCGGCATCAACAAGGTTCTGGCGCTTGACCCTGAAAAGGTGAACGTGAACGGTGGTTCCGTGGCCTTGGGTCACCCCATCGGTGCCTCAGGTGCCCGGGTTCTGACCACCTTGTTGTATGAAATGGCCAAAAGAGACGTGAAAACCGGTCTTGCGTCCCTGTGCTTAGGTGGCGGGGAAGCTGTGGCACTGGTTGTAAACCGGTAG